A DNA window from Halomicrobium mukohataei DSM 12286 contains the following coding sequences:
- the psmB gene encoding archaeal proteasome endopeptidase complex subunit beta: MSKFPDLPGMKNLDANPYEPELASFDDMDADAGDGDAVAKTGTTTIGITTDGGVVIATDMRASLGGRFVSNKSVQKVEQIHPSAALTLVGSVGGAQSFIRTLRSESDLYEVRRGEPMSISALATLAGNFARGGPFFAINPILGGVDEEGSHVYSIDPAGGVMEDDYTVTGSGMQVAHGKLEDRYHDDLSMEEAEELAVEAVYAATERDTGSGNGVYVATVTGDGVDITGYDDFEGAR; the protein is encoded by the coding sequence ATGAGTAAGTTCCCCGACCTCCCTGGTATGAAGAACCTCGACGCGAACCCCTACGAACCGGAACTCGCATCGTTCGACGACATGGACGCCGACGCCGGCGACGGCGACGCCGTCGCGAAGACCGGCACGACGACCATCGGCATCACGACCGACGGCGGCGTCGTCATCGCGACGGACATGCGAGCCTCGCTTGGCGGTCGCTTCGTCTCGAACAAGTCGGTCCAGAAGGTCGAGCAGATCCACCCGTCGGCCGCGCTCACCCTCGTGGGCAGCGTCGGCGGCGCGCAGTCGTTCATTCGGACGCTGCGCTCTGAGTCCGATCTCTACGAGGTCCGCCGCGGCGAGCCGATGAGCATCTCCGCACTGGCGACGCTGGCGGGTAACTTCGCCCGCGGTGGTCCCTTCTTCGCGATCAACCCCATCCTCGGGGGCGTCGACGAGGAGGGTAGCCACGTCTACAGCATCGACCCGGCGGGCGGGGTCATGGAAGACGACTACACCGTCACCGGCAGCGGGATGCAGGTCGCCCACGGGAAGCTCGAAGACCGCTACCACGACGACCTCTCGATGGAGGAGGCAGAGGAACTGGCCGTCGAGGCCGTGTACGCGGCGACCGAGCGCGACACCGGCTCGGGCAACGGCGTCTACGTCGCCACCGTCACCGGCGACGGGGTCGACATCACCGGCTACGACGACTTCGAAGGCGCGCGGTAG
- the psmA gene encoding archaeal proteasome endopeptidase complex subunit alpha — translation MQGQNQQQAYDRGITIFSPDGRLYQVEYAREAVKRGTASVGVRTADGVVLAADRHARSPLLERDSIEKIHKADDHVGIASAGHVADARQLIDLARRQAQVNHLRYGEEIGVESLTKEVTDYIQQYTQTGGARPFGVALLVGGIEDGEPRLFETDPSGTPYEWQAVAIGGDRDEIQTFLEEEYDEGMDLEAGLSLALRALGSVSDDGLDATGVDVATIDVESEQFTALSEDEIAERVTELELEGDDDE, via the coding sequence ATGCAAGGACAAAATCAACAGCAGGCGTACGACCGAGGGATCACTATCTTCTCCCCGGACGGACGCCTCTACCAGGTCGAGTACGCACGCGAAGCAGTCAAGCGCGGCACGGCGAGTGTCGGGGTCCGCACGGCAGACGGCGTCGTGCTGGCCGCCGACCGACACGCCCGTTCCCCGCTGCTGGAACGTGACAGCATCGAGAAGATCCACAAGGCCGACGACCACGTCGGCATCGCCAGCGCGGGCCACGTCGCCGACGCCCGCCAGCTGATCGACCTGGCGCGTCGACAGGCCCAGGTCAACCACCTGCGCTACGGCGAGGAGATCGGCGTCGAATCGCTCACCAAGGAAGTCACCGACTACATCCAGCAGTACACCCAGACCGGCGGCGCACGCCCGTTCGGCGTCGCGCTGCTGGTCGGCGGTATCGAGGACGGCGAACCGCGCCTCTTCGAGACCGACCCGTCGGGGACCCCCTACGAGTGGCAGGCCGTCGCGATCGGCGGCGACCGCGACGAGATCCAGACGTTCCTCGAAGAGGAGTACGACGAGGGCATGGACCTCGAAGCCGGACTCTCGCTGGCGCTGCGAGCGCTGGGATCGGTCAGCGACGACGGCCTCGACGCGACGGGCGTCGACGTAGCCACGATCGACGTCGAGTCCGAGCAGTTCACGGCGCTCTCGGAGGACGAGATCGCCGAACGAGTTACCGAGCTGGAACTCGAAGGTGATGACGATGAGTAA
- the pth2 gene encoding peptidyl-tRNA hydrolase Pth2, whose protein sequence is MKQAIVARTDVGMGEGKLAAQVAHASLMAYEDADRQATSEWKGQGQKKVVLAAAGEDALFRLADDAERKGLPNAIVRDAGHTQLDPGTVTALAVGPAADDRIDAVTGDLSLY, encoded by the coding sequence ATGAAGCAGGCCATCGTCGCCCGGACCGACGTCGGGATGGGTGAAGGCAAGCTGGCGGCCCAGGTCGCCCACGCCTCGCTCATGGCCTACGAGGACGCCGATCGACAGGCCACGTCCGAGTGGAAAGGGCAGGGTCAGAAGAAGGTCGTCCTCGCGGCCGCGGGCGAGGATGCGCTGTTCCGCCTGGCCGACGACGCCGAGCGGAAGGGCCTGCCGAATGCGATCGTCAGGGACGCCGGTCACACGCAACTCGATCCGGGCACCGTCACGGCGCTGGCCGTCGGGCCGGCGGCCGACGACCGGATCGACGCGGTCACGGGTGACCTCTCCCTGTACTGA
- the dcd gene encoding dCTP deaminase — MILSDTDILRRLEAGDLVIEPLDDIDLQVQPASVDLRLGREFLEFQHANIPCIHPDSEQETEEYTERVTVDGDDEYILHPGDFVLGTTRERVEIPADLLAHVEGRSSLGRLAIVVHATAGLCDPGYQGQITLELSNLGTAPVALSPGMRISQLTFTELKTEAERPYGEERGSKYQGQEGPQASKIESDHEFGGDQK, encoded by the coding sequence ATGATCCTCTCGGATACGGACATCCTGCGACGGCTCGAAGCCGGCGATCTGGTGATCGAGCCACTCGACGACATCGACCTGCAGGTCCAGCCGGCCAGCGTCGACCTCCGGCTGGGCCGGGAGTTCCTGGAGTTCCAGCACGCCAACATCCCCTGCATCCACCCCGACAGCGAGCAGGAGACCGAGGAGTACACCGAACGCGTCACCGTCGACGGGGACGACGAGTACATCCTCCACCCCGGCGACTTCGTGCTCGGGACGACCCGCGAGCGCGTCGAGATCCCGGCCGACCTGCTCGCCCACGTCGAGGGGCGGTCGTCGCTGGGTCGGCTAGCGATCGTGGTGCACGCGACCGCCGGCCTGTGCGATCCGGGGTACCAGGGCCAGATCACCCTCGAACTGTCGAACCTGGGGACCGCGCCCGTCGCGCTGTCGCCGGGTATGCGGATCTCCCAGCTGACCTTCACCGAGCTAAAGACCGAGGCCGAACGCCCCTACGGCGAGGAACGCGGCTCGAAGTATCAGGGACAGGAAGGACCGCAGGCGTCGAAGATCGAGAGCGACCACGAATTCGGAGGCGACCAGAAGTGA
- a CDS encoding thiamine-phosphate synthase family protein: MRFVEEIVVDEFLPTFRSLLAEALRERDLTQSEVAELLGISQSAVSKYAHGEVERNERLLENDRLAALIEELADGLASGEMTPVQALIETEVVVRELEQGGTLAALHEDAVPELAEYGGDFAVHDPDSNLREAEQTLSSVRRGLRLLENTSGFATLIPAVGSNLVEALSDATGIEDVAGVPGRILDVKGRATIPAEPEFGVSEHVAGVLLAAQAGGADASAMVNIRYDDGVVDDLEAAGYTTVAFDAEADTETAIGAALDECPDADVLYQTGGMGIEPISYVIGPDASAVAEIVREIA, from the coding sequence GTGAGGTTCGTCGAGGAGATCGTCGTCGACGAGTTCCTGCCAACCTTCAGGTCGCTGCTCGCGGAGGCGTTGCGCGAGCGTGACCTCACCCAGTCGGAGGTGGCCGAGCTGCTGGGGATCAGCCAGAGCGCCGTCTCGAAGTACGCCCACGGAGAGGTCGAGCGCAACGAGCGCCTGCTGGAGAACGACCGGCTGGCGGCGCTGATCGAGGAGTTGGCCGACGGGCTGGCCAGCGGCGAGATGACGCCCGTCCAGGCGTTGATCGAGACGGAAGTGGTCGTCCGCGAACTCGAACAGGGGGGCACGCTCGCGGCGCTGCACGAGGACGCCGTTCCGGAACTCGCCGAGTACGGCGGCGACTTCGCGGTCCACGACCCCGACAGCAATCTCCGGGAGGCAGAACAGACCCTCTCGTCGGTACGGCGCGGGCTGCGGCTGCTGGAGAACACCAGTGGCTTCGCCACGCTCATTCCGGCGGTCGGCTCCAACCTCGTCGAGGCCCTCAGCGACGCGACAGGCATCGAAGACGTGGCCGGCGTCCCCGGTCGGATCCTCGACGTGAAGGGGCGGGCGACGATCCCGGCCGAGCCGGAGTTCGGCGTCAGCGAACACGTCGCGGGCGTGTTGCTCGCGGCACAGGCCGGCGGTGCGGACGCGAGCGCGATGGTGAACATCCGCTACGACGACGGCGTCGTCGACGACCTCGAAGCCGCGGGGTACACGACGGTCGCGTTCGACGCCGAGGCCGACACCGAGACCGCGATCGGGGCCGCACTCGACGAGTGCCCGGACGCCGACGTGCTCTACCAGACCGGCGGCATGGGAATCGAACCGATCAGCTACGTGATCGGGCCCGACGCCAGCGCCGTCGCGGAGATCGTCCGCGAGATCGCGTGA
- a CDS encoding class I SAM-dependent methyltransferase has protein sequence MGDVRSFYGRWARLYDWLATLPGVRSWRRAAASDLDLAAGQTVVEMGCGTGANLPHLRSAVGSEGRVLGLDVTRAMLDRARGRGDADLLRGDATRPPLQSGVDGLLGTFVVGMFADPRSVVDEWCTLVGPGHRVALLHFTRSRRAWARPIDACYRAFVWASSTDKRQRDVADSHDRRVEEAYRRLAERTADYRERRLAGGYLRLASGRVE, from the coding sequence ATGGGCGACGTGCGCTCGTTCTACGGCCGGTGGGCGCGCCTCTACGACTGGCTGGCGACGCTGCCCGGCGTCCGGTCGTGGCGGCGCGCGGCAGCGTCCGACCTCGACCTGGCAGCCGGCCAGACCGTCGTCGAGATGGGGTGTGGCACCGGCGCGAACCTCCCGCACCTGCGGTCGGCGGTCGGCTCCGAGGGGCGTGTCCTCGGACTCGACGTGACACGGGCGATGCTCGACCGTGCGCGCGGTCGCGGCGACGCCGACCTGCTGCGAGGTGACGCGACGCGACCGCCCCTACAGAGTGGCGTCGACGGCTTGCTTGGGACGTTCGTCGTCGGCATGTTCGCCGATCCCCGCTCGGTCGTCGACGAGTGGTGTACCCTCGTCGGACCCGGCCACCGGGTCGCACTGTTGCACTTTACGAGGAGCCGGCGTGCGTGGGCGCGACCGATCGACGCCTGCTACCGGGCGTTCGTCTGGGCGTCCTCGACCGACAAGCGCCAGCGCGACGTGGCCGACAGCCACGACCGGCGCGTCGAGGAGGCCTATCGACGGCTGGCCGAGCGCACGGCGGACTACCGCGAGCGACGGCTGGCCGGTGGCTACCTCCGGCTGGCGAGTGGCCGCGTCGAGTGA
- a CDS encoding DUF7001 family protein produces the protein MVERVTLYRAPTTVADVDAIADWLAARIEAGVEVRDRFLDLYADDELADAFAAARVLSPYERETGNTMLGIVRYEQRALDHPERAGGVIYDGLQVQRSLGERLPADERGLDHLHVPVLDRVLGTWGDHDGRWHKRVNVLGQPALVSVPGLYEAPAKPEQYYKEQQKHAMVAGDSPPREVLESEVEGEFLVEDDPRTTEALKGYVLQAYHYLETGEGFCEESGCRLANPHRQPGVVAAQLQGTAFCPAHAERYRP, from the coding sequence ATGGTCGAACGGGTCACACTGTACCGGGCACCGACGACGGTCGCCGACGTGGACGCTATCGCCGACTGGCTGGCCGCGCGGATCGAGGCCGGCGTCGAGGTGCGGGATCGCTTCCTCGATCTGTACGCCGACGACGAGCTGGCCGATGCGTTCGCCGCCGCGCGGGTGCTCTCGCCGTACGAGCGCGAGACGGGCAACACGATGCTGGGGATCGTTCGCTACGAGCAGCGGGCGCTGGACCACCCCGAGCGGGCGGGCGGCGTCATCTACGACGGCCTGCAGGTCCAGCGGAGCCTCGGGGAACGACTGCCCGCCGACGAGCGCGGGCTCGATCACCTCCACGTTCCGGTGCTCGATCGCGTCCTCGGAACCTGGGGCGACCACGACGGCCGCTGGCACAAGCGCGTCAACGTCCTCGGTCAGCCGGCGCTCGTGTCGGTCCCGGGGCTCTACGAGGCCCCCGCCAAGCCAGAACAGTACTACAAGGAACAACAGAAGCACGCGATGGTCGCTGGCGACTCCCCGCCACGAGAGGTCCTAGAGAGCGAGGTCGAGGGAGAGTTTCTCGTCGAAGACGACCCGCGCACGACCGAGGCGCTCAAGGGCTACGTCCTGCAGGCGTACCACTATCTGGAGACGGGCGAGGGATTCTGCGAGGAGTCTGGCTGCCGACTGGCGAACCCCCACCGCCAGCCCGGCGTCGTCGCCGCACAGCTCCAGGGAACCGCGTTCTGCCCGGCCCACGCCGAGCGGTACCGCCCCTGA
- a CDS encoding (R)-citramalate synthase has translation MFGGHPLTRDLSDADGVQFLDTTLRDGEQAPGISLSPDEKARIARQLDAAEIDVIEAGSACTGPGERKTISRVADLDLDATVTSFCRGIRNDIDLALECGVDGINLVVPASDRHVEDKVGTSREDNVASTVELVEYAKAQGLWVEVIGEDGSRADLDYLEELLGAAIDAGADRICWADTVGHATPDGALEAVSRLSKLGPVSAHTHDDLGLAVMNALVAVAAGADMVHGTINGIGERAGNVALEEVAIALDHGYGVETMDLTEVYDLAQLVANTTGIQLAPNKAVVGQNAFTHESGIHTDGTLKDDAMYEPYRPEKVGRERRLALGKHAGRAGVAAALDEHDIDVSDDELATIVGRVKEIGDRGRRVTDADLLTIAEEVKGTDRERRVELLDLTTIAGGGTPTASIRLAVDGEEREPASATGSGPVDAAMTAIEEALGSSVNWNLDSYHVDAITGNTDAVVTVEVEMSRGDRTVTVSNSDSDITRASVHAMVDAIDRLLADEDEPVVADD, from the coding sequence TTGTTCGGGGGTCACCCGCTGACGCGGGACCTCTCTGATGCTGACGGCGTACAGTTCCTTGACACCACGCTTCGAGACGGGGAGCAGGCCCCCGGAATCTCGCTCTCGCCCGACGAGAAGGCACGGATCGCCCGCCAGCTCGACGCGGCCGAGATCGACGTGATCGAGGCGGGCAGCGCCTGTACCGGGCCGGGCGAGCGAAAGACCATCTCCCGCGTGGCCGATCTCGACCTCGACGCGACGGTGACGAGCTTCTGCCGTGGCATTCGCAACGACATCGACCTCGCGCTGGAGTGTGGCGTCGACGGGATCAACCTCGTCGTCCCCGCCAGCGACCGCCACGTCGAGGACAAGGTCGGGACCTCTCGGGAGGACAACGTCGCCTCGACCGTCGAGCTGGTCGAGTACGCCAAAGCGCAGGGGCTGTGGGTCGAGGTCATCGGCGAGGACGGCTCCCGGGCGGACCTGGACTACCTCGAAGAACTGCTCGGTGCCGCCATCGACGCCGGTGCGGACCGGATCTGCTGGGCCGATACCGTCGGTCACGCGACGCCGGACGGCGCGCTCGAAGCCGTCTCCCGGCTCTCGAAACTGGGGCCGGTCAGCGCCCACACCCACGACGACCTCGGGCTCGCGGTGATGAACGCGCTGGTGGCCGTCGCCGCCGGTGCCGACATGGTCCACGGGACCATCAACGGCATCGGCGAGCGGGCCGGCAACGTCGCCTTAGAGGAGGTCGCCATCGCGCTCGATCACGGCTACGGCGTCGAGACGATGGACCTGACCGAGGTGTACGACCTCGCACAGCTGGTCGCCAACACGACGGGGATCCAGCTGGCCCCGAACAAGGCCGTCGTCGGCCAGAACGCCTTCACCCACGAGTCGGGCATCCACACCGACGGGACGCTGAAAGACGACGCGATGTACGAGCCCTACCGGCCCGAGAAGGTGGGTCGCGAGCGCCGCCTCGCGCTGGGCAAACACGCCGGGCGCGCGGGGGTCGCCGCCGCGCTCGACGAGCACGACATCGACGTGAGCGACGACGAGCTCGCGACGATCGTCGGGCGGGTCAAGGAGATCGGCGACCGCGGCCGACGGGTCACCGACGCCGACCTGCTGACCATCGCCGAGGAGGTCAAAGGCACCGACCGCGAGCGCCGCGTCGAACTGCTCGATCTGACGACCATCGCCGGTGGCGGCACTCCAACGGCCAGCATCCGCCTCGCCGTCGACGGCGAGGAACGCGAGCCCGCCAGCGCCACCGGCTCGGGCCCGGTCGACGCCGCGATGACCGCCATCGAGGAAGCGCTCGGTAGCTCTGTCAACTGGAACCTCGACTCCTACCACGTCGACGCCATCACCGGCAACACCGACGCCGTCGTCACCGTCGAGGTCGAGATGTCTCGGGGCGACCGGACGGTGACGGTCTCCAACAGCGACTCGGACATCACCCGGGCCTCCGTCCACGCGATGGTCGACGCCATCGACCGACTTCTCGCCGACGAGGACGAGCCGGTCGTCGCCGACGACTGA
- a CDS encoding DUF192 domain-containing protein, translating into MRVVHEDGDERRTLADTVEVAASTVEQAKGLMFRESIPDDYALVFRLHGPPWPLSALLGDHGYQSIHMLFVRFPIDVVWLRDETVAQVKTLSPWTGLGMARADTVVELPAGAADGVEPGDRVVIES; encoded by the coding sequence ATGCGCGTCGTCCACGAGGATGGAGACGAACGTCGGACGCTCGCCGACACCGTCGAAGTGGCCGCGTCGACCGTCGAACAGGCGAAGGGGCTGATGTTTCGCGAGTCGATTCCAGACGACTACGCGCTGGTCTTTCGACTCCACGGGCCACCCTGGCCGCTCTCGGCACTGCTCGGCGACCACGGCTACCAGTCGATCCACATGCTGTTCGTTCGGTTCCCCATCGACGTGGTCTGGCTCCGGGACGAGACGGTCGCACAGGTGAAGACGCTGTCGCCCTGGACCGGGCTGGGGATGGCCCGCGCCGATACCGTCGTCGAGCTACCGGCGGGCGCGGCCGACGGCGTCGAGCCCGGCGACCGCGTGGTGATCGAGTCGTGA
- a CDS encoding DUF7097 family protein, producing the protein MEKAPGGTSVGVDDPYAHVDRCDWITDDGKCRWAVEHGHHDPDFADARSAEDFQCPVVAGGDDHDPSVSSTGEQAGRWDWGDCPHFRRRERDRACTRCGLEERRMAHTDERPLLEEHHLSYREGGGDDLNHEITIYLCRWCHAKVHQSWARIDDDANPDPEAVAEREGRRTRERSELGFESAAERYRDDE; encoded by the coding sequence ATGGAGAAGGCACCCGGCGGGACGAGCGTCGGCGTCGACGACCCGTACGCCCACGTCGACCGCTGTGACTGGATCACGGACGACGGGAAGTGCCGGTGGGCCGTCGAACACGGCCACCACGACCCCGACTTTGCCGACGCCCGCAGTGCCGAGGACTTTCAGTGTCCCGTCGTCGCCGGGGGAGACGACCACGACCCCAGCGTCTCCTCGACCGGTGAGCAGGCGGGCCGGTGGGACTGGGGAGACTGCCCGCACTTTCGGCGACGGGAACGCGACCGGGCGTGTACTCGCTGCGGGCTCGAAGAGCGACGGATGGCCCACACCGACGAGCGGCCGTTGCTGGAAGAACACCACCTGTCCTATCGCGAGGGGGGCGGCGACGACCTGAACCACGAGATCACGATCTACCTCTGTCGGTGGTGTCACGCGAAAGTCCACCAGTCGTGGGCGCGGATCGACGACGACGCGAACCCGGACCCGGAGGCCGTCGCCGAGCGCGAGGGGCGACGCACGCGCGAGCGGTCCGAGCTCGGGTTCGAATCGGCGGCCGAGCGGTACCGCGACGACGAGTGA
- a CDS encoding sensor histidine kinase: MDLTKQSLGQSYVVAAGVALSLALLGHAVVASEHGWLTAVLIVGGLVPALTLAGAQYWLPASGIEGEQVWRVAEWSSLGIGILTLVNVAVLAFGHPLSDLGPVVLATSVAIGGIAGVLVGTMLELRNTNARLQRSNDVLNRVLRHNLRNDLTVVLGHLSELEANVSGQQADRVRQLEGKVDEIVATTEKAREIDVALTAEHRTQHPLDVVSHVRERAEAVETAYPDATVETDLPESAWVYGDWLVGTVLDNVVENVIVHAEGDPYLRIDCERDASGVTVRIADDCPRIPDHERPMFDHGVETPLNHSTGVGLWLVQSVMESYGGDVTLAASEAGGNRVDLTFPAAPSGDEERFSDRLRRAEH, translated from the coding sequence ATGGACCTCACCAAGCAGTCGCTGGGGCAGTCGTACGTCGTCGCGGCAGGCGTCGCCTTGAGTCTGGCGCTGCTGGGCCACGCCGTCGTCGCGTCCGAGCACGGCTGGCTAACTGCCGTCCTGATCGTCGGTGGACTGGTGCCGGCGCTGACGCTCGCTGGCGCGCAGTACTGGCTCCCGGCCAGTGGTATCGAGGGCGAGCAAGTGTGGCGCGTCGCCGAGTGGAGCAGTCTCGGAATCGGTATATTGACACTAGTCAACGTCGCGGTCCTCGCGTTCGGCCATCCACTGAGCGATCTCGGACCGGTGGTGCTGGCGACGAGCGTCGCCATCGGCGGCATAGCCGGTGTCCTCGTGGGGACGATGCTCGAACTGCGAAACACCAACGCACGGCTACAGCGGAGTAACGACGTTCTCAACCGGGTGCTCCGGCACAACCTCCGCAACGACCTGACCGTCGTCCTCGGCCATCTGAGCGAACTCGAAGCCAACGTCTCGGGACAGCAGGCCGACCGCGTCCGGCAACTCGAAGGAAAAGTCGACGAGATCGTCGCGACGACGGAGAAGGCTCGCGAGATCGACGTGGCACTCACCGCCGAACACCGAACGCAGCACCCTCTCGACGTGGTGTCCCACGTCAGGGAACGCGCCGAAGCGGTCGAGACAGCCTACCCGGACGCGACAGTCGAGACCGACCTGCCAGAGTCGGCATGGGTGTACGGGGACTGGCTCGTCGGGACCGTCCTCGACAACGTCGTCGAGAACGTGATCGTCCACGCCGAGGGCGACCCGTATCTCCGGATCGACTGCGAACGAGACGCCAGCGGTGTCACGGTTCGGATCGCCGACGACTGTCCGCGGATTCCCGACCACGAGCGCCCGATGTTCGATCACGGTGTCGAGACGCCACTGAACCACTCGACCGGGGTCGGCCTCTGGCTCGTCCAGTCGGTCATGGAGAGCTACGGCGGCGACGTGACACTGGCAGCCAGCGAGGCGGGCGGGAACCGGGTCGACCTGACGTTTCCGGCGGCACCGAGCGGGGACGAGGAACGGTTCTCCGATCGTCTGCGCCGAGCAGAGCACTGA
- a CDS encoding GMP synthase subunit A, with the protein MTEIAVIDNHGQFTHLEQRALRDIGVDVELVDNDTPPGEIEADGLVLSGGPDMDRIGNCPAYLDMDVPILGICLGMQLMADQLGGRVGAGEYGGYADVTVQIDDDEDPLIGSLAPETRVWASHADEVKEVPDGFERTAQSDVCNVEAMSNGTDRFGVQWHPEVAHTEEGEAVFENFLAVCNGE; encoded by the coding sequence ATGACCGAAATCGCCGTCATCGACAATCACGGCCAGTTCACGCACCTCGAACAGCGTGCGCTGCGCGACATCGGCGTCGACGTGGAACTCGTCGACAACGACACGCCGCCCGGCGAGATCGAGGCCGACGGCCTCGTCCTCTCGGGCGGACCGGACATGGACCGCATCGGCAACTGCCCGGCGTACCTCGACATGGACGTGCCGATTCTGGGCATCTGTCTGGGGATGCAGCTGATGGCCGACCAGCTCGGTGGCCGCGTCGGTGCCGGCGAGTACGGCGGCTACGCCGACGTGACCGTCCAGATCGACGACGACGAGGACCCGCTGATCGGATCGCTGGCCCCGGAGACGCGCGTCTGGGCCAGCCACGCCGACGAGGTCAAGGAAGTGCCAGACGGGTTCGAGCGCACCGCACAGTCCGACGTGTGCAACGTCGAGGCCATGAGCAACGGGACCGATCGCTTCGGCGTCCAGTGGCACCCGGAAGTCGCCCACACCGAAGAGGGCGAAGCGGTGTTCGAGAACTTCCTCGCCGTCTGTAACGGAGAGTGA